A window of Cohnella herbarum contains these coding sequences:
- a CDS encoding aldo/keto reductase, with product MSKNIPLNKHGYTASQLVLGCMRLGGEWNDNPITADHVKQAHEAVDAALSVGINMFDHANIYALGKAEKVFGQVLKERPELRDSIILQSKCGIRFGTDDYPRTRFDFSKAHILSSVDDILARLGIEKLDILLLHRPDPLAEPEEVAEAFHQLKAAGKVGSLGVSNMSEGQMKLLQAYLDEPLVANQLELSLLKLDWLDSVVHINQEDGKRSSFPEGTVEYCRLNNVQLQAWGPLSRGLYGGKDISGESASVQETAALVAQLAEEKGTSKEAIVLAFLMKHPANIQPVIGTVNPERIIACGEAGKVNLSREEWYHLYITSRGRPMP from the coding sequence ATGAGCAAAAACATTCCCTTGAATAAACACGGTTATACGGCTAGCCAGCTTGTATTAGGCTGTATGCGGCTTGGTGGCGAATGGAACGATAATCCGATTACCGCAGATCATGTAAAGCAAGCGCACGAAGCGGTCGACGCCGCTCTTTCGGTCGGGATCAATATGTTCGATCATGCGAATATTTATGCGTTAGGCAAAGCGGAAAAAGTGTTCGGCCAAGTGTTGAAGGAGCGTCCGGAACTCAGAGATTCGATCATCCTGCAATCCAAGTGCGGAATCCGTTTTGGGACGGACGACTATCCGCGGACTCGTTTCGATTTCTCGAAAGCGCATATCCTCTCTAGCGTGGACGACATTTTGGCTCGATTGGGCATCGAAAAGTTGGATATCTTGCTCCTGCACAGACCGGATCCATTGGCGGAACCGGAAGAAGTGGCGGAAGCGTTCCATCAGCTGAAAGCGGCAGGCAAGGTCGGAAGCCTGGGAGTCTCCAACATGAGCGAGGGACAGATGAAGCTTCTGCAAGCTTATCTGGACGAGCCGTTGGTCGCGAACCAGCTAGAACTCAGCTTGCTGAAGTTGGACTGGCTGGATTCGGTCGTCCACATCAATCAAGAAGACGGTAAGCGGTCTTCGTTCCCCGAAGGGACGGTCGAATACTGCAGGCTCAATAACGTGCAATTGCAAGCGTGGGGTCCGCTTTCTCGCGGATTATACGGCGGTAAGGATATCTCGGGCGAGAGCGCGAGCGTTCAAGAAACGGCTGCTTTGGTCGCGCAACTAGCCGAAGAGAAGGGGACGAGCAAAGAAGCGATCGTTCTTGCCTTTCTAATGAAGCATCCGGCGAACATCCAGCCCGTTATCGGGACAGTTAACCCGGAAAGAATCATCGCGTGCGGCGAGGCAGGCAAAGTCAATTTATCCCGCGAAGAATGGTATCATCTGTACATTACGTCCCGCGGACGTCCGATGCCTTGA
- a CDS encoding HesB/YadR/YfhF family protein produces the protein MELIVTPSALSCFKGEWGIADGEIIRVFVRYVSGGETPFAFGITRDTPHDAAVTTVAEMITFYMESKDVWFLEGKSLKIDCQDEDIVFHFA, from the coding sequence ATGGAATTGATCGTTACGCCTTCCGCGCTGTCATGCTTCAAAGGGGAATGGGGAATTGCCGACGGAGAGATCATTCGGGTGTTCGTGCGATACGTAAGCGGCGGGGAAACGCCGTTCGCGTTCGGAATCACGAGGGATACTCCTCATGACGCCGCGGTGACGACGGTAGCGGAAATGATAACCTTTTATATGGAAAGCAAGGACGTTTGGTTTCTGGAAGGGAAAAGCTTAAAGATCGATTGCCAAGACGAAGACATCGTGTTTCATTTCGCGTGA
- a CDS encoding aldolase catalytic domain-containing protein translates to MTVHNQTNHCKIVDCTIRDGGLVNNWDFSVEFVQDLYESLNASGVEYMEVGYKNSPKLLKSEGTEGPWRFLDDDFLRKVIGEKKRTKLSALVDVGRVDEADVLMRSESMLDLIRVACYARDTAKAIELATLFHERGYETTINIMALSGVMDNELNEALAMINDSPIDVVYIVDSFGSLDPDDMRYLVEKFRRALKNKRLGVHTHNNLQLAFANTLTAAQLGVEFLDASVYGMGRAAGNTPTELLLAKLTRPEYSLRPVLGMIEKHMIKLREKEEWGYLIPDMITGTLDEHPRSAMGWRASDKRDQFTDFYDKMTTPEVFHGK, encoded by the coding sequence ATGACGGTACATAACCAGACGAATCATTGCAAGATCGTGGATTGCACCATCCGCGATGGAGGACTCGTTAACAATTGGGATTTCAGCGTGGAATTCGTGCAGGATTTGTACGAATCGCTTAACGCTTCCGGGGTTGAGTACATGGAGGTCGGCTACAAAAACTCCCCTAAACTTCTGAAGAGCGAAGGCACAGAAGGGCCATGGAGATTTCTGGACGACGATTTCTTGCGTAAAGTCATCGGCGAGAAGAAAAGAACGAAGCTCTCCGCGCTTGTTGACGTGGGCCGCGTAGACGAAGCTGACGTTCTTATGCGCAGCGAGTCGATGCTCGACCTGATCCGGGTTGCTTGTTACGCTCGCGATACGGCTAAGGCTATCGAGCTTGCAACGTTGTTCCATGAGCGCGGATACGAGACGACGATCAACATTATGGCTTTGTCCGGCGTTATGGACAACGAACTGAACGAAGCGTTAGCGATGATCAACGACAGTCCGATCGACGTCGTATACATCGTGGATTCCTTCGGCAGCTTGGATCCGGACGACATGCGTTATTTGGTGGAGAAATTCCGCCGTGCTCTGAAGAACAAACGCTTAGGCGTTCATACGCATAACAATCTGCAGCTTGCATTCGCGAACACGTTGACCGCGGCTCAACTGGGCGTCGAGTTCCTCGATGCTTCCGTCTACGGAATGGGTCGCGCGGCGGGCAACACGCCGACCGAGCTCTTGCTGGCGAAGCTTACCCGTCCGGAATACAGCCTTCGTCCGGTACTCGGCATGATCGAGAAGCATATGATCAAGCTGCGCGAGAAGGAAGAGTGGGGATACCTCATTCCCGACATGATCACGGGAACGTTGGATGAGCATCCGCGTTCGGCGATGGGCTGGCGCGCATC